Genomic segment of Mucilaginibacter sabulilitoris:
GCCTTCAGAGGTGTTGTACAAAAAACATATCGTGGTGATACGCGGGCGTTTCCGTCCGCTCATTAATGTGCATTTAGATATGCTCAATACCGGCGTAAAACAATTTATGCAGGAGCCCGATGTTGATAAAGAAAACGTTACAGTAATTACAGAGCTCACCCTGCAGGCCCTGAAAGAAAGAAACGGGGGTGAAAATGCCGAAATTGATGAAAAGGATTTTCTTGACCGGGTTGATATTCTGAGTTCGCTGGGGCAAACAGTACTGATATCCAATTTTCATGAATATTATAAGCTGGTAGCCTACCTGTCAAAAATCACCAAACTAAAATTAGGTGTAGTATTGGGTTATCCTAACCTGGAATATATTTTTTCTGAAGAACATTATAAAGATCTGGCAGGTGGTATCCTGGAGTCTTTTGCCACCTTGTTTAGCCGTAATGTAAAATTATTTATTTATCCAACGCAACGCGATGGGATAATTTGCAACAGCCTGCGGTTTTATCCGCCGCCACATCTTATAGATTTGTACCGTTACCTGATAGCTAATAACAAAATAGAGGATATAAGACATTATAACGAAAACAACCTTAATGTTGATACCGATAATGTGCTGCAGCTTATTAAGCAGGGCGCCAATGGATGGGAGGAATATGTACCACCAGAGGTTGCCACCATTATAAAGGAGAGACAACTGTTTGGGTATTACCATCGCGATAATACCGACAAAGAGACCATGAACATAACCGGCGAGGATCTGGAGATATTATAAATGAATCGATTCCCCACTCATTACTTCATTTTCGGCGGAAGAGGGATGGGGATGATGCTTATCCAAACCCCCTCTCTGCGCAAAGCGGGGAGAGGGGTGCCAGCGTAGCGCAGGCGGGGTGAGTCCACTATGCGCCTTGCAAAAATCT
This window contains:
- a CDS encoding TonB-dependent receptor translates to MEIIHNKYIGTKQKALAINLDPKIYGSFAEIGAGQDVAANFFKAGASSGTIAKTMSAYDMTFSDAIYGVQQVKRYVSEQRLISMLDHEYGLIIERLAEQRGDTSTFFAFSGTFSALNYHKTNEGHGWMGVRFQLEPNGVFHDVVLHVKLLDNDNNLQQQAVGILGVNLMYACFYYHEVPTVFLLSLMDNLSKDSIQIDMIRFEGPQFSKVDNRLMSLYLVKYGFSDAAVFSPQGQNLQPSEVLYKKHIVVIRGRFRPLINVHLDMLNTGVKQFMQEPDVDKENVTVITELTLQALKERNGGENAEIDEKDFLDRVDILSSLGQTVLISNFHEYYKLVAYLSKITKLKLGVVLGYPNLEYIFSEEHYKDLAGGILESFATLFSRNVKLFIYPTQRDGIICNSLRFYPPPHLIDLYRYLIANNKIEDIRHYNENNLNVDTDNVLQLIKQGANGWEEYVPPEVATIIKERQLFGYYHRDNTDKETMNITGEDLEIL